The Candidatus Fusobacterium pullicola nucleotide sequence TTAAGTAAAAGTTATGGGGAAAGAAAAGTTTTTGAAAATATAGATTTAGAGATAAGAAATGATGAGATAACAATTATTCTAGGAAAGAGTGGTTGTGGAAAAACAACTTTAATGAGAATACTTTCAAAGTTAGATAGAGATATCACTGGAGAAGTAAAATTTTGTAATACTAGTGGTGTTGAAATATCTGGAAGATATGGATTTGTCTTTCAAGAGAGTAGATTGTTACCTTGGTTTAACGTTGAAGAAAATATCTCTATTCATGGGAGAGTTAAAGATATAGATATTTATTTGGATATGATAGGCTTAAAAGAGTATAGATATAGTTATCCAGAAGAATTATCTGGTGGAATGGCTCAGAGAGTAGCAATTGCAAGAGCTTTAAGTTATGAACCAGATACACTATTTATGGATGAACCTTTTTCAGCTTTAGATTATTTTACTAGAAGACAATTACATAAAGAGCTGTTAAAAATACATAAAGCTACAGGGATAGGAGTAATTTTTGTAACTCATAATTTAGATGAAGCATTGACATTAGCTCATAGGATTTTACTTATAAAAGATGGGAAGATACTAGATTTCAAAATAGATAAGGATTTTCCTAGAGAGATAGATGATATAGAATTAGTGAGATTGAAAAGTAAAATAATAAAATTAATAGAGAGTTAAAGGAGAAAAGAGTATGTTTAAAAAATTAGTAATTTTGATAGGTATGGTATTTTTATTGATTTCGTGTGGAGAAAAGAAAAAGATTGAAGAGATAAATTTAACTTATGTAAAAGCTCCGTTAAACGTTCCATCTATTTTAGAGAAGAACTTAAAAATGTTTGATAAAGAGTTTGAAAAAGATGGAATAAAGGTAAAGTTTCATGAGTTAACAACAGGACCAGAGCAAACAAATGCATTAGCTGCTGGGGAGTTAGATTTTTTACATGCTTTAGGGGGAACATCAGCTATTATAGCAGCTTCAAATGGAGTAGATTTAAAGATAACAAATGTATATAGTAGATCACCAAAAGGTTTTATGATACTTTCTAAAAAAGATAATATAACAACTCCTGAATCATTAAAAGGTAAGAAAATAGGTGGACCAAAGGGAACTATACTTCATCAAGTGTTGGTTGGATATTTAGGAAAGGGAAATCTAAAAGAAGATGATGTACAATTTATAAATATGGGGTTACCAGAAGCCTTTGCAGCTATGGAAAGCGGAAATATTGATGCAGCTTTATTAGCTGGACCTGTAGCTTTAAAAGCTATAAATAATGGAGCTAAGGTTGTAACTAATGGAGAAGGATTAACACAGGGATTAGTGGTTACAGCTGTAAGTGGAAAATTTTTAGAAAAGAATCCGGATATAGTTAAGAGATTTGTAAAAGTGAATGAGGAAGCTGTTAAGTATATAGATAAAAATTTTGATGATATGTTAAAAATAGTATCAGAAGATGTTGGGTTAACAAAAGAAGAGATATTAAAACTATATCCATTATATGATTTTAATCCAAAAATAAAAGAGGCAGATATTAAAGATCTAGAAGAGACACAGGAATTTTTAATAAAAAATGGTATGCAAGAGAATAGAATTGATATTAATAGTATCATAGCGAAATAATATAAAAATAAAGGAAAACTTTGGAACA carries:
- a CDS encoding ABC transporter ATP-binding protein, with protein sequence MKEIYSLKSLSKSYGERKVFENIDLEIRNDEITIILGKSGCGKTTLMRILSKLDRDITGEVKFCNTSGVEISGRYGFVFQESRLLPWFNVEENISIHGRVKDIDIYLDMIGLKEYRYSYPEELSGGMAQRVAIARALSYEPDTLFMDEPFSALDYFTRRQLHKELLKIHKATGIGVIFVTHNLDEALTLAHRILLIKDGKILDFKIDKDFPREIDDIELVRLKSKIIKLIES
- a CDS encoding NrtA/SsuA/CpmA family ABC transporter substrate-binding protein, which gives rise to MFKKLVILIGMVFLLISCGEKKKIEEINLTYVKAPLNVPSILEKNLKMFDKEFEKDGIKVKFHELTTGPEQTNALAAGELDFLHALGGTSAIIAASNGVDLKITNVYSRSPKGFMILSKKDNITTPESLKGKKIGGPKGTILHQVLVGYLGKGNLKEDDVQFINMGLPEAFAAMESGNIDAALLAGPVALKAINNGAKVVTNGEGLTQGLVVTAVSGKFLEKNPDIVKRFVKVNEEAVKYIDKNFDDMLKIVSEDVGLTKEEILKLYPLYDFNPKIKEADIKDLEETQEFLIKNGMQENRIDINSIIAK